One Alicyclobacillus vulcanalis genomic region harbors:
- a CDS encoding DUF3243 domain-containing protein gives MGVMETFENWKQFLGEHVDRAKEAGLNQDQLANIATKVGEFLASKVDPKNPEQQLLKEMWNVADDEERRAIASIMVKMADRAH, from the coding sequence ATGGGTGTCATGGAGACCTTCGAGAACTGGAAACAATTCCTCGGGGAACACGTCGATCGCGCCAAGGAAGCGGGCCTGAACCAGGACCAGCTCGCGAACATTGCCACGAAAGTCGGCGAGTTTCTGGCGAGCAAGGTGGACCCGAAAAACCCCGAGCAGCAGCTCTTGAAGGAAATGTGGAACGTGGCGGACGATGAAGAGCGCCGCGCCATCGCAAGCATTATGGTGAAAATGGCGGATCGGGCTCACTGA
- the dinB gene encoding DNA polymerase IV: MPTRKILHIDMNAFYASCHVAEEPERYAGRPIAVAGDPATRHGVVVTASYEARARGVKPPMPVQRALARCPDLVLVRPNFDLYRSYARRVFALVREFTPDVEIVSIDECFAEVTRAPGGDRPLELARRLQGRILDELRLPSSVGVAPNKFLAKMASDMNKPMGITELNAENMPLLLWPLPIEHMHGVGPSTARRLRRIGVQTIGDLAVQSLDVLGRVLGPRAAELKARANGVDPRPLETEPQPPKSVGHSITLAVDARSFDEVEGVVMDLCDRVTSRMRRYEVMGRVVAVSVRDRHMRTMRHQDTLPKHVRHASELFQAAKALFLRVWPSEPVRLLGVSVEGLVPLSGQGVQLSLWDTAAPGGLPRNEKLERLERVMDEVRAKFGPSALRLARSLSGHKDDVHGRGTSLERLDDEEDAK; encoded by the coding sequence ATTCCCACGCGGAAAATCCTTCACATCGACATGAACGCCTTTTACGCCTCGTGCCACGTCGCGGAAGAGCCGGAGCGCTACGCCGGCCGGCCCATCGCCGTCGCGGGCGATCCGGCGACGCGCCACGGCGTGGTCGTGACCGCCAGTTACGAGGCCCGAGCCCGAGGGGTCAAGCCGCCCATGCCGGTTCAGCGGGCCCTGGCGCGCTGCCCGGATCTCGTCTTGGTGCGGCCCAACTTTGACTTGTACCGCTCGTATGCGCGCAGGGTATTCGCCCTCGTGCGCGAGTTCACGCCAGACGTCGAGATCGTCAGCATCGATGAATGCTTCGCCGAGGTGACGCGCGCCCCAGGTGGCGACAGGCCGCTGGAGCTCGCGCGCAGACTTCAGGGGCGCATTCTGGACGAGCTGCGGCTGCCCTCGAGCGTAGGCGTCGCGCCGAACAAGTTTCTGGCGAAGATGGCGAGTGACATGAACAAGCCGATGGGGATCACGGAGCTCAACGCGGAGAACATGCCATTGTTGCTGTGGCCCTTGCCCATCGAGCACATGCATGGTGTGGGCCCAAGCACGGCGCGACGCTTGCGCCGCATTGGCGTGCAGACCATTGGGGATTTGGCCGTGCAATCCCTCGACGTTCTGGGGCGCGTGCTCGGCCCCCGGGCCGCCGAGCTGAAGGCGCGGGCAAACGGCGTCGATCCTCGCCCGCTCGAGACTGAGCCCCAGCCGCCGAAAAGCGTGGGGCATTCCATCACCCTCGCCGTGGACGCGCGGTCGTTCGACGAGGTCGAGGGGGTCGTGATGGACCTTTGCGATCGCGTCACGTCCCGGATGCGGCGGTACGAGGTGATGGGCCGCGTGGTGGCGGTCTCCGTGCGCGATCGCCACATGCGCACGATGCGCCATCAGGACACCCTCCCCAAGCACGTTCGCCACGCGAGTGAACTGTTTCAGGCCGCGAAGGCTCTGTTTCTCAGGGTTTGGCCGAGCGAGCCGGTGCGGTTGCTCGGCGTTTCGGTGGAAGGGCTCGTCCCGCTCAGTGGACAAGGCGTACAACTCAGCCTGTGGGACACCGCAGCGCCTGGCGGACTGCCGAGAAACGAAAAACTCGAGCGGCTGGAGCGCGTGATGGACGAGGTGCGCGCGAAGTTCGGCCCGAGCGCGCTGCGGCTGGCGCGATCCCTTTCGGGACACAAAGACGACGTGCACGGGCGCGGCACGTCGCTCGAACGATTGGACGACGAGGAGGATGCAAAATGA
- the argR gene encoding arginine repressor has translation MKRRLTVQSKEQRLMRIREIVSQNEIETQEDLVRALEEAGFPVTQATISRDIKELQLVKVVGSNGKYKYALPTAVNKVSVDALRRRLAEVFLSHARANNLIVIKVAPGNAHAIGALMDALDPPGLLGTICGDDTMLLVCQDEETAVRLLHETLNIG, from the coding sequence ATGAAAAGGAGACTCACTGTGCAGAGCAAGGAACAGCGCTTGATGCGCATACGCGAGATTGTGAGCCAAAACGAGATCGAGACGCAGGAGGATTTGGTGCGCGCGCTCGAAGAAGCGGGATTTCCGGTCACGCAGGCCACCATTTCGCGAGACATCAAGGAGCTTCAGCTCGTCAAGGTGGTGGGATCGAACGGGAAGTACAAGTACGCGCTGCCCACCGCCGTGAACAAAGTCTCCGTCGACGCACTTCGCCGCCGGTTGGCCGAGGTGTTCCTCTCGCACGCGCGCGCGAATAACCTCATTGTCATCAAGGTGGCGCCCGGGAACGCGCACGCCATCGGGGCGCTCATGGACGCCCTGGATCCGCCCGGCCTGCTTGGCACCATTTGCGGAGACGATACCATGTTGCTCGTCTGTCAGGACGAAGAGACGGCCGTCCGCCTGCTCCACGAAACGCTGAACATCGGATGA
- the cysK gene encoding cysteine synthase A, which translates to MPLYNSILDLVGHTPVVRLNRLPDPNGASVYVKLEGKNPAGSVKDRPALNMILEAERQGKLIPGKSTVIEATSGNTGIGLAMVCAAKGYRCIITMPENATEERVKLLKAYGAEVHLTPESKRMKGAIELAEELAARIPHSFIPAQFDNPANPDAHRKSTALEIIEDFGGKLDALVLTAGTGGTVTGTGEVLKQRIPGIKIYVVEPKGSPVLSGGQPGPHKIPGTGPGFVPSILNRDAFDEILLIDDHDAQTMARRVAAEEGILLGASGAASVFHGLHIAAKLPKEARVLCMAPDTGERYLSSDLYQS; encoded by the coding sequence ATGCCCTTGTACAATTCCATTCTCGATCTCGTCGGTCACACGCCGGTCGTTCGCTTGAACCGCCTGCCGGATCCGAACGGCGCGAGCGTCTACGTCAAACTTGAAGGCAAGAACCCGGCGGGCAGCGTCAAGGACCGGCCGGCGCTGAACATGATTTTAGAGGCGGAGCGACAGGGCAAGCTCATTCCAGGCAAAAGCACGGTCATTGAAGCGACCTCCGGGAATACAGGCATCGGGCTCGCCATGGTTTGCGCGGCGAAGGGCTACCGCTGCATCATCACGATGCCTGAAAACGCGACGGAGGAGCGCGTCAAACTCCTGAAGGCGTACGGCGCCGAGGTGCATCTCACGCCGGAATCGAAGCGCATGAAGGGCGCCATCGAACTGGCCGAAGAGCTGGCTGCGCGCATCCCGCACAGCTTCATTCCGGCCCAATTCGACAATCCGGCGAATCCGGACGCACACCGCAAGTCGACCGCGCTTGAGATCATCGAGGATTTCGGGGGCAAATTGGACGCGCTCGTGTTGACGGCCGGCACGGGAGGAACCGTCACCGGGACGGGCGAGGTCCTGAAGCAGCGCATTCCAGGCATCAAGATTTACGTGGTGGAGCCCAAGGGCTCGCCGGTTCTCTCCGGAGGTCAGCCTGGTCCGCACAAGATTCCCGGCACCGGTCCCGGCTTTGTGCCGAGCATCCTGAACCGCGACGCGTTTGACGAAATCCTCCTCATCGACGATCACGACGCGCAAACCATGGCCCGCCGCGTCGCAGCCGAAGAGGGCATCCTGCTTGGCGCGTCTGGCGCAGCGTCTGTCTTCCACGGCCTGCACATCGCGGCAAAACTGCCGAAGGAGGCGCGCGTCCTGTGCATGGCGCCAGATACGGGTGAGAGGTATCTGTCGTCCGATTTGTACCAAAGCTGA